A single window of Nicotiana sylvestris chromosome 3, ASM39365v2, whole genome shotgun sequence DNA harbors:
- the LOC104240321 gene encoding uncharacterized protein — MADWGPVLIAVVLFVLLSPGLLFQLPGRGKVVEFGGMQTSGAAILVHTVIYFGLITILLIAVGVHVYTG, encoded by the coding sequence ATGGCGGATTGGGGACCAGTGTTAATAGCGGTGGTGCTGTTCGTGCTGCTATCACCGGGGCTGCTGTTCCAGTTACCCGGCCGTGGAAAAGTGGTGGAGTTCGGTGGTATGCAAACGAGCGGTGCAGCCATTTTGGTCCACACCGTCATTTACTTCGGCCTTATCACCATCCTCCTTATTGCCGTTGGAGTCCATGTCTACACCGGCTAA